The following proteins are co-located in the Osmia lignaria lignaria isolate PbOS001 chromosome 12, iyOsmLign1, whole genome shotgun sequence genome:
- the LOC117603060 gene encoding putative maleylacetoacetate isomerase 2, whose amino-acid sequence MSVMGKPVLYSYWRSSCSWRVRIALNLKEIPYDIKPVSLIKGGGEQHSNEFREINPMEQVPALHIDNHTLIESLNILQYLEETRPHRPLMPADPVKRARVREICEVIASGIQPLQNLVVLIYVGEERKKEWAQHWITRGLTAVEKLLSSSAGKYCVGDEITLADCCLIPQIFNARRFLVDLRPFPTILRVDRHLENHPAFTAAHPNNQPDCPPEATK is encoded by the exons ATGTCCGTCATGGGAAAG CCAGTACTCTACTCCTATTGGCGGAGTTCTTGCTCGTGGAGGGTCCGAATTG CATTGAATTTGAAGGAAATTCCATACGATATAAAACCAGTTAGCTTGATAAAGGGTGGTGGAGAACAACATTCCAATGAATTTCGTGAAATTAATCCAATGGAGCAGGTGCCTGCACTTCATATCGACAATCATACGTTAATAGAATCT CTAAATATCCTGCAATATCTGGAGGAAACTAGACCACACCGGCCCTTAATGCCTGCAGATCCGGTGAAAAGAGCTAGAGTTAGAGAAATTTGCGAGGTCATTGCCAGTGGTATCCAACCTTTGCAAAACTTAGTCGTGTTGATTTATGTTGGAGAAGAACGTAAAAAGGAATGGGCTCAGCATTGGATCACTAGAGGTTTAACAG ctGTAGAAAAATTATTGTCGTCTAGTGCAGGAAAATACTGTGTAGGAGATGAAATCACATTAGCAGATTGCTGCCTAATACCACAAATATTTAACGCAAGGAGGTTTCTAGTTGATTTAAGACCTTTTCCGACTATTTTAAGGGTAGATCGACATTTAGAAAACCATCCTGCATTCACTGCAGCTCATCCAAATAATCAGCCTGATTGTCCTCCAGAGGCAACCAAGTAG
- the LOC117603061 gene encoding uncharacterized protein LOC117603061 isoform X2, translated as MQYDLYDATAIAMQAINETLTVRQPQYTSTLLPPYGTFLASRQRVRTRSCQEYDHCNVLEMVNAAEISIEDFCSVYSSQCRLFYPRYCK; from the exons ATGCAATACGATCTGTACGATGCAACTGCAATAGCCATGCAGGCCATCAACGAAACGTTGACCGTTCGTCAACCGCAATACACATCAACCTTGTTACCACCGTACGGGACATTCTTGGCGTCACGACAACGCGTACGTACCAG ATCTTGTCAAGAGTACGATCATTGTAATGTATTGGAAATGGTGAATGCTGCGGAGATTTCTATTGAAGATTTCTGCAGCGTGTATTCTTCACAATGCAGACTATTCTATCCGAGATATTGCAAATAA
- the LOC117603061 gene encoding uncharacterized protein LOC117603061 isoform X1 has translation MHRGVNVSECVTAGDGIVVMQYDLYDATAIAMQAINETLTVRQPQYTSTLLPPYGTFLASRQRVRTRSCQEYDHCNVLEMVNAAEISIEDFCSVYSSQCRLFYPRYCK, from the exons ATGCATCGAGGGGTCAATGTCAGCGAATGTGTAACAGCG GGAGACGGGATTGTGGTAATGCAATACGATCTGTACGATGCAACTGCAATAGCCATGCAGGCCATCAACGAAACGTTGACCGTTCGTCAACCGCAATACACATCAACCTTGTTACCACCGTACGGGACATTCTTGGCGTCACGACAACGCGTACGTACCAG ATCTTGTCAAGAGTACGATCATTGTAATGTATTGGAAATGGTGAATGCTGCGGAGATTTCTATTGAAGATTTCTGCAGCGTGTATTCTTCACAATGCAGACTATTCTATCCGAGATATTGCAAATAA